A region from the Streptomyces sp. 3214.6 genome encodes:
- a CDS encoding DUF4190 domain-containing protein, with translation MSIPPPPGPHQPQDPYQSPQPQSPYPQDPFAPPQQGPHPQGPYGPQDPQGKQGPPGYPGPGPYPQAPYGAAPYPVWGQGYTPFGRPSPINGVAIAALVLGILCFVPAVGLVLGIIALVQIKKRGERGKGMAVAGAILSSVGLALWVLALATGGASEFWDGFEEGASPNSSFALAKGDCFDVPGKTFDEDVYDVDEVACAGEHDAEVFATVPLSGSDFPGDDRVTDVAEDKCYDLENAYAMDTWAVTDEVDVYYLTPTSESWEWGDREITCVFANTDEKGTLTGSLRTDETTLDADQLAFLKAMTAVDQVLFEEPEAYAEEDLASNRTWAGDIGDATDEQAAALGAHTWSTKARAPLAALVKDMRAAGKEWAAAEKATTVDGFYTHYDTAYKYVDGSSTVTARKALGLATTPPTYDEDGSGNGGGNGGGNGGGNGGGGAGRGDSDSGLDV, from the coding sequence GTGTCCATACCTCCGCCTCCCGGGCCCCACCAGCCCCAGGACCCGTACCAGTCTCCGCAGCCGCAGAGTCCGTACCCGCAGGACCCCTTCGCCCCGCCCCAGCAGGGCCCGCACCCCCAAGGGCCGTACGGTCCTCAGGATCCTCAGGGTAAGCAGGGCCCGCCCGGGTATCCCGGGCCGGGACCGTATCCGCAGGCCCCCTACGGGGCGGCGCCCTACCCGGTGTGGGGGCAGGGGTACACCCCCTTCGGGCGGCCTTCGCCGATCAACGGGGTGGCCATCGCCGCCCTGGTCCTCGGCATCCTCTGTTTCGTGCCGGCCGTGGGTCTGGTGCTCGGGATCATCGCGCTGGTGCAGATCAAGAAGCGGGGGGAGCGCGGCAAGGGGATGGCGGTCGCGGGCGCGATCCTGTCCTCCGTGGGGCTCGCGCTGTGGGTCCTGGCGCTGGCCACGGGCGGCGCCTCCGAGTTCTGGGACGGGTTCGAGGAGGGCGCGAGCCCCAACTCCAGTTTCGCGCTGGCCAAGGGCGACTGCTTCGACGTGCCGGGCAAGACCTTCGACGAGGACGTCTACGACGTCGACGAGGTGGCTTGCGCCGGTGAGCACGACGCCGAGGTGTTCGCCACGGTCCCGCTGTCCGGCAGCGACTTCCCGGGCGACGACCGGGTCACCGACGTGGCCGAGGACAAGTGCTACGACCTGGAGAACGCCTATGCGATGGACACCTGGGCGGTGACCGACGAGGTCGACGTCTACTACCTCACGCCCACTTCCGAGAGCTGGGAGTGGGGCGACCGCGAGATCACCTGCGTGTTCGCCAACACGGACGAGAAGGGCACCCTGACGGGCTCGCTGCGCACCGACGAGACGACCCTCGACGCCGACCAGCTGGCCTTCCTGAAGGCGATGACCGCCGTCGACCAGGTCCTCTTCGAGGAGCCGGAGGCATACGCCGAGGAGGACCTGGCGAGCAACCGGACCTGGGCCGGGGACATCGGCGACGCGACCGACGAGCAGGCGGCCGCGCTCGGCGCGCACACCTGGTCCACGAAGGCCCGCGCCCCCCTCGCGGCCCTGGTGAAGGACATGCGGGCCGCGGGCAAGGAGTGGGCGGCGGCGGAGAAGGCCACGACGGTGGACGGCTTCTACACGCACTACGACACCGCCTACAAGTACGTCGACGGCAGCTCCACGGTCACCGCCCGCAAGGCCCTGGGCCTGGCCACGACCCCGCCCACGTACGACGAGGACGGCAGCGGGAACGGCGGCGGGAACGGCGGCGGGAACGGCGGCGGGAACGGCGGCGGCGGCGCGGGTCGGGGCGACAGCGACAGCGGTCTGGATGTGTGA
- a CDS encoding serpin family protein translates to MNTTIRAVNGLTARWARAVDGGGRGSVFSAAGVWPLLAFLADGASGPAREELAGALGVPAGEAAAAGRELLTAMESTRGLDTALGLWTKRTLELREAWEAGLPTGAHGVLTGDLAADAGALDAWAVKRTDGLVERMPVVLRDDTEMVLASALTLRTRWLRPFDEVPLRSAHWNSRTFLGLSRATLLLDRIGVADTPDGHVTELKVFGTDGIDVHLLLGEEDMTPGQVLGAGVGVLAGRHPVVPGPRLPYGEAGPGLLVMKERSRTPDPPTLHVTTAAFGVAADHDLLARHEVFGLTSARDADHGHFPGISAIPLAVGSAQQSATAEFGAEGFRAAAVTAFAMAAAGGVPQLRWITTTLKARFDRPFGFLALHRHTRLVLAAGWVTEPKPFP, encoded by the coding sequence GTGAACACGACGATCCGGGCGGTGAACGGGCTCACCGCCCGGTGGGCGCGGGCCGTGGACGGGGGCGGGCGCGGCTCCGTCTTCTCGGCGGCGGGGGTGTGGCCGCTGCTCGCCTTCCTCGCGGACGGGGCGTCCGGCCCGGCGCGGGAGGAACTGGCCGGGGCCCTCGGTGTGCCCGCCGGCGAAGCCGCCGCCGCCGGACGCGAGTTGCTCACCGCGATGGAGTCGACGCGCGGTCTCGACACGGCCCTGGGGCTGTGGACCAAACGCACCCTGGAGCTGCGGGAGGCCTGGGAGGCGGGGTTGCCGACGGGGGCGCACGGGGTGCTCACCGGGGACCTGGCGGCCGACGCCGGAGCCCTGGACGCCTGGGCGGTGAAGCGGACCGACGGGCTGGTGGAGCGGATGCCGGTCGTGCTGCGGGACGACACCGAGATGGTGCTGGCGAGCGCGCTGACGCTGCGGACCCGGTGGCTGCGGCCCTTCGACGAGGTCCCCCTGCGCAGCGCCCACTGGAACAGCCGCACCTTCCTCGGTCTGTCGCGCGCGACCCTGCTGCTGGACCGAATCGGCGTCGCGGACACGCCCGACGGGCACGTCACCGAGCTGAAGGTGTTCGGCACCGACGGCATCGACGTCCATTTGCTGCTCGGCGAGGAGGACATGACGCCGGGGCAGGTGCTGGGGGCGGGGGTGGGCGTCCTCGCCGGCCGGCACCCGGTCGTCCCCGGTCCCCGGCTCCCCTACGGGGAGGCCGGGCCGGGCCTGCTCGTCATGAAGGAGCGGTCCAGGACGCCCGACCCGCCGACGCTCCACGTCACGACGGCGGCGTTCGGTGTCGCCGCCGACCACGATCTGCTGGCGCGCCACGAGGTGTTCGGGCTCACGTCCGCCCGCGACGCCGACCACGGCCACTTCCCCGGCATCAGCGCGATTCCGCTGGCCGTCGGGTCGGCTCAGCAGTCGGCGACGGCGGAGTTCGGCGCGGAGGGCTTCCGGGCGGCCGCGGTGACGGCGTTCGCCATGGCGGCGGCGGGCGGGGTGCCTCAGCTCCGCTGGATCACCACGACGCTCAAGGCCCGCTTCGACCGCCCCTTCGGCTTCCTCGCCCTGCACCGCCACACCCGGCTGGTGCTGGCGGCGGGCTGGGTCACCGAACCGAAACCGTTCCCCTAG
- a CDS encoding GHMP family kinase ATP-binding protein: MGTGTGTAPVHHGELLQGAFTGPSGAPVRALVTLPCPLHTTRATFTPVPGGEVTVSPPWKEKARRAAELALDGGHLRTGGHLDLVGDAPLGRGFGSSTSDVLAAVRAVRDACGAPLTAREAARLAVRAETASDALMFEESTVLFAQREGTVVEDFGHRLPPLHVLGFGSRAGGHGVDTLALPAPRYDSAEIARFDRLRVLLRRSLRTQDAALLGAVATRSALLNQRHLPVPGLDRLLAAGRACGALGLQIAHSGDIAAFLFAPEPAAVLTPRTTRARELLRGAGVEESWEFVIGAGPR; encoded by the coding sequence ATGGGCACCGGCACGGGCACGGCCCCCGTGCATCACGGCGAGCTGTTGCAGGGCGCGTTCACCGGTCCGTCGGGCGCTCCCGTGCGCGCCCTGGTCACGCTGCCCTGCCCGCTCCATACGACGCGGGCGACCTTCACTCCGGTCCCCGGCGGCGAGGTCACCGTCTCTCCGCCGTGGAAGGAGAAGGCGCGCCGAGCGGCCGAACTTGCCCTGGACGGAGGGCACTTGCGGACGGGCGGTCATCTCGACCTGGTCGGGGACGCGCCGTTGGGCCGTGGTTTCGGCTCCTCCACCAGCGACGTCCTGGCGGCGGTCCGGGCCGTGCGGGACGCGTGCGGCGCTCCCCTGACGGCGCGGGAGGCGGCCCGGCTCGCGGTCCGCGCGGAGACGGCCTCCGACGCGCTGATGTTCGAGGAGAGCACGGTGCTGTTCGCGCAGCGCGAGGGCACGGTGGTCGAGGACTTCGGCCACCGTCTGCCGCCGCTGCACGTCCTGGGCTTCGGCTCCCGCGCCGGCGGCCACGGCGTGGACACCCTCGCGCTCCCCGCGCCCCGCTACGACAGCGCGGAGATCGCCCGCTTCGACCGGCTGCGCGTCCTGCTCCGCCGTTCCCTGCGCACCCAGGACGCGGCTCTGCTCGGCGCGGTGGCGACCCGGAGCGCGCTGCTCAACCAGCGGCATCTCCCCGTGCCGGGCCTCGACCGCCTCCTCGCCGCGGGCCGCGCCTGCGGCGCTCTCGGCCTCCAGATCGCCCACAGCGGCGACATCGCGGCCTTCCTGTTCGCCCCGGAACCCGCGGCAGTCCTGACGCCCCGCACCACTCGCGCGCGTGAGCTGTTGCGCGGGGCGGGCGTCGAGGAGTCCTGGGAGTTCGTCATCGGCGCCGGCCCGCGGTGA
- a CDS encoding TetR/AcrR family transcriptional regulator has translation MTTEAKPSSRERLLEAAATLTYRDGVGIGVEALCKAAGVSKRSMYQLFESKDELLAASLRHITSAYAAALLPAADDGRSHRERIMHVFEQVESQAGAPEFHGCPYLAAQIELKDQDHPASRVAHRVKANLTAFFRSEAEQGGASDPDLLARQLSLVFDGASARAGIGADNLTGLVAPTVTTLLDAADMR, from the coding sequence ATGACCACCGAGGCGAAGCCCAGCTCCCGCGAGCGACTGCTGGAGGCAGCGGCCACGCTCACGTACCGAGACGGTGTCGGCATCGGCGTCGAGGCGCTGTGCAAGGCGGCGGGGGTGTCCAAGCGCTCCATGTACCAGCTGTTCGAGAGCAAGGACGAACTACTGGCGGCGAGCCTGAGGCACATCACCTCCGCCTACGCGGCGGCGCTGCTGCCCGCGGCGGACGACGGCCGTTCGCACCGGGAGCGGATCATGCACGTCTTCGAGCAGGTGGAGTCGCAGGCGGGTGCGCCCGAGTTCCACGGCTGCCCGTACCTGGCCGCCCAGATCGAGCTCAAGGACCAGGACCACCCCGCGAGCCGGGTCGCCCATCGGGTCAAGGCGAACCTGACCGCCTTCTTCCGCTCCGAGGCCGAGCAGGGCGGGGCGAGCGATCCAGACCTGCTGGCGCGGCAGCTCAGCCTGGTCTTCGACGGCGCCAGCGCCCGCGCGGGAATCGGAGCGGACAACCTGACCGGGCTCGTCGCGCCCACGGTGACCACCCTGCTCGACGCGGCGGACATGCGCTGA
- a CDS encoding glycosyl hydrolase — MSAPSRKRRWLTICAITASAALVATPAGAASGNSKSPYGARALARLAAEREQSVGAMSPRLKGEDGDDGNEADEIAEGADQYAEARTSPGIVAPGAYGAAWTGLTKLPSTGGSWHNVTDLPYNSDDSRYRDIDSNSSGGSGNVTGRMAAIAADDDGYVYAGSAGGGVWRSRKGGGNWQPISDGLPSQSTGALALDGSGRLWLGTGEATTNADAYLGSGVYLLSDPHHGTFSARSRVGGDELESTTIHELRFGGGKVWAATSAGVWSHSTKSLKGSWKLEFAPNPDYLPGGSQADDPDAAYKNIANDIAIDPKNPSRVILAVGWRSGDDYNGFYTKVAGVWTRVTSGFGDLPTDADNVGNVTFARSADGSRYYAVDQSPEQLNTNPDSGLEGIYSAASPFGPWTRIADYKGLAADGSALTSSGYMPGVQAWYNQFLTVDPSDPKHVYAGLEEVYETKDGGSTWSTVGPYWNFTFPCWSIDPAKQTGDCHQTTHSDQHGVAIGRYHGKSFVYVGNDGGVYKRPVDGSQDASGHATDWTSLNDGTIDTLQYYSVGVGKDLDHGGVSVTGGLQDNGQSILRSNDKVMGSNFGGDGGDTLTDPANGCDIAEEYVYLAIQVTQNCAVNNGSWVDDATKATSYNVAPADNATSEARFIAPLAADLKSSSTWIAGGRHIWVQTHGYAIRSGDEWKSVYDLGAGRTATAVAASGGKVYAAWCGPCNNQGFARGISVGNADGTGWHDITLPVDGAVPNRYLSGFAVDPKNADHVFLAVNGFSRHWTEGPGAGVGHVFESTDGGTTWKDISANLPDVPTNSAVVTLNGGLAVATDLGVVYRAPGHTKWQRVGSLPAVAVLQLKLSPDGKTLYAATHGRGIYTVQVRDCG, encoded by the coding sequence GTGTCAGCACCATCCCGTAAGAGACGATGGCTCACGATCTGCGCCATCACCGCATCCGCCGCCCTCGTCGCGACCCCCGCAGGCGCCGCGTCCGGCAACAGCAAGAGTCCGTACGGAGCCCGGGCCCTCGCCCGGCTCGCCGCCGAACGCGAGCAGTCCGTGGGCGCCATGAGTCCCCGTCTGAAGGGGGAGGACGGGGACGACGGCAACGAGGCGGACGAGATAGCCGAGGGCGCCGACCAGTACGCCGAGGCCCGCACCTCGCCCGGCATCGTCGCCCCCGGCGCGTACGGCGCCGCCTGGACCGGCCTGACCAAGCTGCCGAGCACCGGCGGCAGTTGGCACAACGTCACCGACCTGCCCTACAACTCCGACGACTCCCGCTACCGGGACATCGACTCCAACTCCAGCGGCGGCTCGGGCAATGTGACCGGCCGGATGGCCGCCATCGCCGCCGACGACGACGGCTACGTCTACGCGGGCAGTGCCGGCGGCGGCGTATGGCGGTCCAGGAAGGGCGGCGGGAACTGGCAGCCCATCAGCGACGGGCTGCCCTCGCAGTCCACCGGCGCGCTCGCGCTCGACGGGTCGGGGCGGCTGTGGCTGGGCACCGGCGAGGCGACCACCAACGCGGACGCCTACCTCGGCAGCGGCGTCTACCTCCTGTCCGACCCGCACCACGGCACCTTCTCCGCCCGCAGCCGGGTCGGCGGCGACGAGCTGGAGTCCACCACCATCCACGAGCTGCGGTTCGGCGGCGGCAAGGTGTGGGCGGCGACCAGCGCGGGCGTGTGGAGCCACTCCACCAAGTCGCTGAAGGGCTCCTGGAAGCTGGAGTTCGCACCCAACCCCGACTATCTGCCCGGCGGTTCTCAGGCCGACGACCCCGACGCCGCGTACAAGAACATCGCCAACGACATCGCGATCGACCCGAAGAACCCCTCCAGGGTGATCCTCGCGGTCGGCTGGCGCAGCGGCGACGACTACAACGGCTTCTACACGAAGGTCGCCGGCGTCTGGACCCGCGTCACCAGCGGCTTCGGTGATCTGCCGACCGACGCAGACAACGTCGGCAACGTCACCTTCGCCCGCTCCGCCGACGGCTCCCGCTACTACGCCGTCGACCAGTCGCCGGAGCAGCTGAACACCAACCCGGACAGCGGCCTGGAGGGCATCTACAGTGCCGCCTCGCCGTTCGGGCCCTGGACGCGCATCGCCGACTACAAGGGCCTGGCCGCCGACGGCTCGGCGCTGACGTCGAGCGGCTACATGCCGGGCGTGCAGGCCTGGTACAACCAGTTCCTCACCGTGGACCCGAGCGACCCGAAGCATGTGTACGCGGGTCTGGAGGAGGTCTACGAGACCAAGGACGGCGGCTCCACCTGGTCGACCGTGGGCCCGTACTGGAACTTCACCTTCCCCTGCTGGTCCATCGACCCGGCCAAGCAGACCGGTGACTGCCACCAGACCACGCACTCCGACCAGCACGGGGTCGCGATCGGCCGCTACCACGGCAAGAGCTTCGTCTACGTCGGCAACGACGGCGGTGTCTACAAGCGTCCGGTCGACGGCTCCCAGGACGCCTCCGGTCACGCCACCGACTGGACTTCGCTGAACGACGGCACCATCGACACCCTGCAGTACTACTCGGTGGGCGTCGGCAAGGACCTCGACCACGGCGGCGTCTCGGTCACCGGCGGTCTGCAGGACAACGGCCAGTCGATCCTGCGGAGCAACGACAAGGTGATGGGTTCCAACTTCGGCGGTGACGGCGGCGACACGCTCACCGACCCGGCCAACGGCTGCGACATCGCCGAGGAATACGTCTACCTCGCCATCCAGGTCACCCAGAACTGTGCCGTGAACAACGGCAGTTGGGTCGACGACGCCACCAAGGCGACGTCGTACAACGTCGCCCCGGCCGACAACGCCACCAGCGAGGCCCGCTTCATCGCCCCCCTCGCGGCCGACCTGAAGAGCAGCTCGACGTGGATCGCGGGCGGCCGGCACATCTGGGTGCAGACCCACGGCTACGCCATCCGCAGCGGCGACGAGTGGAAGAGCGTGTACGACCTCGGCGCCGGGCGCACCGCGACCGCCGTCGCAGCCTCGGGCGGCAAGGTGTACGCGGCCTGGTGCGGGCCCTGCAACAACCAGGGCTTCGCCCGCGGCATCTCCGTCGGCAACGCGGACGGCACCGGCTGGCACGACATCACCCTGCCCGTGGACGGCGCCGTGCCCAACCGCTACCTCAGCGGGTTCGCCGTCGACCCGAAGAACGCCGACCACGTCTTCCTCGCCGTCAACGGCTTCTCCCGGCACTGGACCGAGGGCCCCGGCGCGGGCGTCGGCCACGTCTTCGAGTCCACCGACGGCGGCACCACCTGGAAGGACATCTCGGCGAACCTGCCCGACGTGCCGACCAACTCCGCGGTCGTCACCCTGAACGGCGGCCTCGCCGTCGCCACCGACCTGGGCGTCGTCTACCGCGCCCCGGGTCACACCAAGTGGCAGCGGGTCGGCTCCCTCCCGGCCGTCGCCGTGCTCCAGCTCAAGCTGAGCCCCGACGGAAAGACCCTGTACGCGGCCACCCACGGCCGCGGCATCTACACCGTCCAGGTGCGCGACTGCGGCTGA
- a CDS encoding MFS transporter, with the protein MTGPGPDPGPGTAPSPAGGRPVWLTRNVKVLCGVSFLQDAASELLYPILPIFLTVVLGAPPAVVGAIEGLAEGAASVTKIAAGRLADLFARRPLIGAGYGLAALGKLLIALAAAWPLVLVARVVDRLGKGLRGAPRDALLVEGVPPGQRGRAFGLHRAADTAGAVVGPLVGLALYEALDHQLRPLFWVAVLPAVASVALVAAVRDPRSLRRAGDGTPAVDNRTPWRALPRRYWRVLTVLLVFNLVNFPDALLLLRAHELGLSTAGMMGAYALYNVAYAALSYPVGALSDRLPRSLIFAAGLVFFAVGYLGLGLIHSLWAVFVVLTLYGGFNACTDGVGKAWISTLVPDRRQGTAQGLYQGTTGVAVLLAGLWAGLAWGADGRLPLLVSGGVALALAAVLSLRTFR; encoded by the coding sequence GTGACCGGCCCCGGCCCCGACCCCGGCCCCGGTACCGCACCGAGTCCGGCCGGCGGTCGCCCGGTGTGGCTGACGCGCAACGTCAAGGTGTTGTGCGGGGTGTCGTTCCTGCAGGACGCGGCCAGTGAACTGCTCTACCCGATCCTGCCGATCTTCCTGACGGTGGTGCTTGGCGCGCCGCCCGCCGTGGTCGGGGCCATCGAAGGGCTGGCCGAGGGCGCCGCGTCCGTGACCAAGATCGCGGCCGGGCGCCTGGCCGACCTCTTCGCCCGCCGCCCGCTCATCGGCGCGGGCTATGGCCTGGCCGCGCTGGGCAAGCTGCTCATCGCACTCGCCGCCGCCTGGCCCCTGGTGCTGGTCGCCCGGGTCGTCGACCGGTTGGGAAAGGGCCTGCGGGGCGCACCCCGCGATGCGCTCCTCGTGGAAGGTGTTCCGCCTGGGCAGCGTGGGAGGGCGTTCGGGCTGCACCGGGCCGCCGACACCGCGGGCGCCGTGGTCGGCCCGCTGGTGGGCCTCGCGCTCTACGAGGCGCTCGACCATCAGCTGCGCCCCCTGTTCTGGGTCGCCGTCCTTCCCGCCGTCGCGTCGGTCGCCCTGGTCGCCGCCGTCCGTGATCCCCGCTCCCTTCGCAGGGCCGGCGACGGGACACCGGCCGTGGACAACCGCACGCCGTGGCGGGCCCTGCCCCGCCGCTACTGGCGTGTGCTGACCGTGTTGCTCGTCTTCAACCTGGTCAACTTCCCCGATGCGTTGCTGCTGTTGCGCGCCCATGAGCTGGGCCTGTCCACGGCCGGGATGATGGGCGCCTACGCTCTCTACAACGTTGCCTACGCGGCCCTGTCCTACCCGGTGGGCGCCCTCTCGGACCGGCTGCCACGGTCCCTGATCTTCGCCGCGGGCCTGGTCTTCTTCGCGGTCGGCTACCTCGGACTCGGCCTCATCCACAGCCTGTGGGCGGTGTTCGTGGTGCTGACCCTGTACGGCGGTTTCAACGCCTGCACCGACGGGGTCGGCAAGGCCTGGATCTCCACCCTGGTTCCCGACCGTAGACAGGGCACCGCCCAGGGTCTCTACCAGGGCACCACCGGAGTCGCCGTCCTCCTCGCCGGCCTGTGGGCGGGGCTTGCCTGGGGCGCCGACGGCCGCCTGCCGCTGCTGGTTTCGGGCGGCGTCGCGCTCGCCCTCGCCGCGGTGCTTTCCCTGCGTACCTTCAGATGA
- a CDS encoding asparagine synthase-related protein: protein MDALLLEWVDGVPRLRTADAMARQGLVTTVSSPAGTATVVGWVGSARDRATGARGLLDLYDRQGAAPPIPAGDYAAVVVCRDRIFLTRDEQARIPLFFRESAGRVNALSTSARGLGRAGELEPRYFCRYLTGNMAQPHTDLTPFTGVHRVLGGEVVELSLTGQLRGRTPRRARPATDALASTADEARLDAAARELRLALESAVERRMGTTTACHVSGGTDSTGVALLAARLLAADPDGHRELVLLAGRFSHGELAAERPYLDLALEEIRRHAPAARPVIVDADDVADFDDFLHHAGDTDEPQAHAFRAPFWSRLHGEAAQLGCDTLLTGCGADPVVDANPFHLHRLARTGRIRQMARQARAFAEGSERGLRDVVHAYVVQPTIPLTAERITALSRGGTVLGGLGTFARPRWLRPGFARAYGFREARIAESRFVFGRRPEQSLYDAANYVAAPDPLSWHRAEQDGFFMSHPFLDPEVVATMSRLPSAATWRPGRPKAVLREALADLLPAAIHGRVVKVPFDDLYARGLRRHGDELIALCRSARHPLVTEMFDVETLCRAVREAQLGMGDAHSWDRLNSSLALVAWLERLSAVS from the coding sequence ATGGACGCCCTCCTCCTCGAGTGGGTGGACGGCGTCCCAAGGCTGCGGACCGCCGACGCCATGGCACGTCAGGGACTCGTGACGACGGTCTCCTCACCGGCCGGCACCGCGACCGTCGTCGGCTGGGTCGGCTCGGCCCGCGACCGGGCGACGGGCGCACGCGGCCTCCTCGACCTCTACGACCGGCAGGGAGCGGCACCGCCCATACCGGCCGGCGACTACGCGGCCGTGGTGGTGTGCCGCGACCGCATCTTCCTGACACGTGACGAGCAGGCACGCATCCCCCTGTTCTTCAGGGAGTCAGCGGGCCGCGTGAACGCCCTGAGCACCTCCGCCCGCGGCCTGGGCCGCGCCGGCGAGCTGGAACCCCGCTACTTCTGCCGGTACCTCACCGGGAACATGGCGCAGCCGCACACGGACCTCACCCCGTTCACCGGCGTCCACCGCGTCCTCGGCGGCGAGGTGGTGGAGCTCTCGCTCACCGGGCAGCTGCGCGGTCGTACGCCGCGCCGTGCCCGTCCCGCCACCGACGCGCTCGCGTCGACCGCCGACGAAGCCCGCCTCGACGCGGCCGCGCGGGAGCTGCGCCTGGCGCTGGAGAGCGCCGTGGAACGCCGTATGGGCACGACGACGGCATGCCATGTCTCGGGCGGCACCGACTCCACCGGTGTCGCGCTGCTCGCCGCCCGCCTGCTCGCCGCGGACCCCGACGGCCACCGGGAGCTCGTCCTGCTCGCCGGGCGTTTCTCCCACGGAGAGCTGGCCGCGGAGCGGCCGTACCTCGACCTCGCGCTGGAGGAGATCCGTCGGCACGCCCCCGCGGCCCGACCCGTCATCGTCGACGCCGACGACGTGGCCGACTTCGACGACTTCCTGCACCACGCGGGAGACACGGACGAGCCTCAGGCGCACGCGTTCCGCGCCCCGTTCTGGAGCAGACTCCACGGCGAGGCCGCGCAACTGGGCTGCGACACCCTCCTGACGGGCTGCGGGGCCGACCCGGTCGTCGACGCCAACCCGTTCCATCTGCACCGGCTCGCCCGCACGGGCCGGATCCGTCAGATGGCCCGGCAGGCACGCGCCTTCGCCGAGGGGAGCGAACGGGGCCTGCGGGACGTCGTCCACGCCTATGTCGTCCAGCCGACCATCCCGCTCACGGCCGAACGGATCACCGCGCTGTCACGTGGCGGAACGGTGCTGGGCGGACTCGGCACCTTCGCCCGCCCCCGCTGGCTGCGGCCCGGATTCGCGCGGGCCTACGGGTTCCGGGAGGCCCGCATCGCGGAGAGCCGCTTCGTGTTCGGGCGCAGACCGGAGCAATCGCTGTACGACGCCGCCAACTACGTCGCCGCTCCCGATCCGCTGTCCTGGCACCGCGCGGAACAGGACGGGTTCTTCATGTCCCATCCGTTCCTCGACCCCGAGGTCGTCGCCACGATGAGCCGCCTCCCCTCCGCGGCAACGTGGCGGCCGGGCCGCCCGAAGGCCGTTCTCCGCGAGGCCCTGGCAGACCTTCTCCCGGCCGCGATCCACGGCAGGGTGGTCAAGGTTCCCTTCGACGACCTCTACGCCCGCGGCCTGCGCAGACACGGTGACGAACTCATCGCCCTGTGCCGCTCCGCCCGGCATCCGCTGGTCACGGAGATGTTCGACGTCGAGACGCTGTGCCGGGCCGTGCGGGAGGCACAGTTGGGCATGGGAGACGCGCACTCCTGGGACCGGTTGAACAGTTCGCTCGCGCTGGTGGCCTGGCTGGAGCGGCTCAGTGCTGTGTCTTGA